A region of Elusimicrobiota bacterium DNA encodes the following proteins:
- a CDS encoding DUF1016 family protein: protein MKKKEKTAALVVPTAGNYHSLVADISGLLEQARRTTVKTANSIITMTYWKVGQRIVEFEQGGKVKAEYGKELLVSLARDLTARHGRGFSKSNLFLMRAFYLGWGIFQTPSGIFEGSAKFASLPLPEDNKFQTVSGKSAMAQTSSAQSPAPTFPLSWSHYVRLISVEKTPARAFYEAEAIRGGWSVRQLDRQIGTQFFERTAHSKRQDVMLARGEQARPEDVGALEEQIRDPYLLEFLNLKDEYSETELEDAIIRHLEWFLLELGAGFTFVARQKRIRVGNEWYRMDLLLYHRRLKSLVVIDLKLGKFTHADAGQMNLYLNYAREHLMEPGENEPVGMILCSAKDNAVVHYAMGGIKANVFASRYMTTLPDEETLRKEILNTQRVIAARKKENDNG from the coding sequence ATGAAAAAGAAAGAGAAGACCGCGGCGCTCGTCGTGCCGACTGCCGGGAATTATCACTCTTTGGTCGCTGACATCTCGGGACTCCTGGAGCAGGCGAGGCGGACGACCGTCAAGACGGCGAACAGTATCATCACAATGACCTATTGGAAGGTTGGCCAACGCATTGTGGAGTTTGAGCAGGGCGGAAAAGTGAAGGCAGAATATGGGAAGGAATTGCTGGTTTCCCTGGCTCGTGACCTCACCGCGCGGCATGGCCGCGGTTTTTCAAAGTCAAATCTCTTTCTGATGAGGGCTTTCTACCTTGGGTGGGGAATATTCCAGACACCGTCTGGAATATTCGAGGGCTCCGCAAAGTTCGCCTCACTTCCCTTGCCCGAAGACAACAAATTCCAGACAGTGTCGGGAAAATCCGCGATGGCCCAGACTTCGTCTGCGCAATCGCCTGCCCCGACCTTTCCCTTATCCTGGTCCCACTATGTCCGCCTGATCTCGGTGGAAAAAACGCCCGCCCGCGCCTTCTACGAGGCGGAAGCCATTCGAGGCGGCTGGTCGGTCCGCCAACTGGACCGACAGATCGGCACCCAGTTCTTCGAACGCACAGCCCACTCTAAGCGGCAGGATGTCATGTTGGCGCGAGGGGAACAGGCCAGGCCTGAGGACGTCGGCGCGTTGGAAGAACAGATTCGGGACCCGTATCTCCTGGAGTTTCTAAACCTGAAAGACGAATACAGCGAGACCGAGTTGGAGGACGCCATCATCCGCCATCTGGAGTGGTTTCTTCTGGAACTCGGCGCGGGGTTCACCTTCGTCGCCCGGCAGAAACGGATTCGGGTTGGCAACGAATGGTATCGGATGGACCTGCTCCTGTACCACCGCCGACTCAAGAGCCTGGTCGTGATTGACCTGAAACTGGGCAAGTTCACACACGCCGATGCCGGCCAGATGAACCTCTACCTCAACTACGCCCGCGAGCATCTCATGGAGCCGGGCGAGAACGAGCCGGTAGGCATGATCCTCTGCAGTGCCAAGGACAACGCTGTGGTTCACTATGCCATGGGCGGGATCAAGGCCAACGTGTTCGCTTCGCGGTATATGACCACCCTGCCGGACGAGGAGACTTTGCGGAAGGAGATTCTGAATACTCAGCGGGTAATTGCGGCACGGAAGAAGGAGAACGATAATGGCTAA
- a CDS encoding DUF3883 domain-containing protein has protein sequence MTERYVIGPKPGDDYAERIKRLRREIGLTQQALSDRLGVSFATVNRWENKQTKPSRIYWKQLQQLEMRVTEDSASYGKPQPTSPAILDFTAQPDIVKVLAEGERLSFGHLMNPAFATEISSIDPLPHQRIAVYDHMLKQPRLRFLLADDAGAGKTIMSGLYIREMLSRRLLRRILIVTPAGLVGNWRRELLTLFNLPFRIVTGPDARADNPFQGEAGDRIIISIDTLASPRMFARFSEPIVVPYDLVIFDEAHKLASDRGNDLRVRKTDRYCLAEAIAGVQAQNGHWWLGWSAHHLLLLTATPHMGKDYPYYALWRLLEPEMLATPDAFDEYPREHRQSHFIRRTKEEMVYLDGRPLYPKRMSDTLGYELTQGEISEQKLYDETTDYLRFVYNKAKLLNREAARLAMSVFQRRLASSTYALLRSFERRMKKLNALIEDIQDGKITTEQMMTFQARLHEDDLLDTTSADDEGDEEHGEAHEAAEDRLLQGVVAASLTDLLAEKEQVKALLDLARKVQDGGHESKFDKLQEVLTDSRFSGEKFIVFTEHRDTLEFLVRRLGGMGYTGQIAQIHGGMPYLQREDEVERFRKPMTDGGARFLICTDAAGEGINLQFCWIMINYDVPWNPARLEQRMGRIHRYGQKHDPVVIMNLVAPSTREGKVLKVLLDKLEKIRKELDSDKVFDCIGHMFEGVSLKRYMELAVTEDANEVALQLDGRLTKEQIDAVARREKSLYGAGGDVAKELPRLRVSMEQEVYFRLMPGYIRQYIQQAAPLVDIDVDGDMDGVFSLRSLRFGAMDPLLPVLELYPEKSRDNFSVVRPTDRKDVIWLHPGEPVFERFRALTTERLAEIGTRGAVFIDPSATKPYLFHMALLSVVRRADPELPDFAQEEVLECRLVGICQQEGAEICVSPVEHLLLLKGGHGLPASAQRLALAATEQKEIARAYLAERIARGMALERKKTLADSIPEREGFIRRGFDYQESELATARAKHSDKARSGNRKAMEALEEVKRQQRELATRRQKALTVLHREPDLIAPGDVTYVVHALVVPSSDPADIEQHDTNVEMVAMQLAQAFEEASGAKVLDVHTPELARSAGLPDNPGFDLLSIRPGNEKRSIEVKGRATTGDIEVSANEWAKACNMRQDYWLYAVYNCATPNPRLARVQDPFGNLLAKAKGSVLVSHAQVAEAEVDNHG, from the coding sequence ATGACAGAACGCTATGTGATAGGGCCGAAGCCGGGAGATGACTACGCCGAGCGAATAAAGCGTTTGCGCAGAGAGATTGGTCTGACCCAGCAGGCACTCTCGGACCGCTTGGGCGTCTCATTTGCCACTGTCAACAGGTGGGAGAACAAACAGACCAAGCCGTCCCGGATCTACTGGAAACAGCTTCAACAGCTCGAGATGCGTGTGACGGAGGATTCAGCCTCCTACGGCAAGCCACAACCGACCTCGCCGGCGATCCTGGACTTCACCGCTCAACCAGACATCGTAAAGGTCCTGGCCGAGGGCGAACGCCTGTCCTTTGGCCACCTGATGAATCCGGCCTTCGCCACCGAGATCTCCAGCATCGATCCCCTGCCGCACCAGCGCATCGCCGTCTACGACCATATGCTCAAGCAGCCCCGGCTACGCTTCCTTCTAGCCGATGACGCTGGCGCGGGCAAGACCATCATGTCCGGCCTTTATATCCGGGAGATGCTGTCCCGCAGGTTGCTGCGCCGGATACTGATCGTCACCCCGGCCGGTCTGGTGGGCAACTGGCGTCGCGAGCTATTGACGCTGTTCAACCTTCCGTTTCGGATCGTCACGGGGCCGGATGCGCGTGCGGACAACCCGTTCCAAGGCGAGGCGGGGGACCGAATCATCATCAGCATTGATACGCTGGCCAGCCCGCGCATGTTCGCACGCTTCAGTGAACCAATCGTCGTTCCCTACGACCTCGTCATCTTCGACGAGGCGCACAAGCTGGCCTCCGACCGGGGCAACGATCTGCGCGTCCGCAAGACGGACCGCTATTGCCTGGCCGAGGCCATTGCGGGCGTCCAGGCTCAGAACGGCCATTGGTGGCTGGGCTGGAGCGCCCATCACCTTCTTCTCCTGACCGCGACCCCGCACATGGGTAAGGACTATCCATACTACGCCCTGTGGCGGCTTCTCGAACCCGAGATGCTTGCGACACCGGATGCGTTCGACGAGTATCCCCGCGAACACCGGCAGTCACATTTCATCCGCCGTACCAAAGAGGAGATGGTCTACCTGGACGGCCGCCCCCTCTACCCAAAACGCATGTCCGACACGCTCGGTTACGAACTCACCCAGGGCGAGATCAGCGAGCAGAAGCTTTACGACGAAACCACGGACTACCTGCGCTTCGTCTACAACAAGGCCAAACTGCTGAACCGGGAAGCCGCGCGCCTGGCTATGAGCGTGTTCCAGAGGCGTCTGGCCAGCTCGACCTACGCGCTCCTGCGTTCGTTCGAGCGTCGCATGAAAAAGCTGAACGCGCTCATAGAGGACATACAGGACGGAAAAATCACCACCGAACAGATGATGACCTTTCAGGCTCGCCTCCACGAGGACGACCTTCTCGACACCACCAGCGCGGACGATGAAGGCGACGAGGAACACGGCGAAGCCCACGAGGCCGCTGAGGATCGTCTCCTTCAAGGCGTGGTCGCCGCGTCCCTCACCGATCTACTGGCCGAGAAGGAGCAGGTCAAGGCACTGCTCGATCTGGCGCGGAAGGTCCAGGACGGCGGGCATGAATCCAAATTTGACAAGCTCCAGGAAGTCCTGACGGATTCCCGCTTCAGTGGCGAAAAGTTCATCGTCTTCACCGAGCACCGGGACACGCTGGAGTTCCTTGTGCGGAGGCTCGGCGGAATGGGTTATACTGGCCAGATTGCCCAGATTCACGGTGGGATGCCGTATCTTCAGCGTGAAGACGAGGTGGAGCGATTCCGGAAGCCGATGACGGATGGCGGGGCTCGCTTCCTGATCTGCACGGATGCCGCGGGGGAAGGTATTAATCTTCAATTCTGCTGGATCATGATCAATTACGATGTGCCGTGGAATCCTGCCCGCCTCGAACAGCGCATGGGCCGTATTCACCGCTACGGCCAGAAACACGACCCCGTCGTCATCATGAACCTAGTCGCCCCGTCTACTCGCGAAGGCAAAGTTCTAAAAGTTCTGCTCGACAAGCTGGAGAAGATCCGGAAGGAACTGGATTCCGACAAGGTCTTCGATTGCATCGGCCACATGTTCGAGGGCGTCTCCCTTAAGCGGTATATGGAACTTGCGGTCACAGAAGACGCCAACGAGGTGGCGTTGCAACTGGACGGACGTCTGACAAAAGAGCAGATCGATGCCGTGGCCAGGCGCGAGAAGTCCCTCTACGGAGCCGGCGGCGACGTGGCGAAAGAGCTTCCGCGCCTCCGCGTCAGTATGGAGCAGGAAGTCTATTTTCGGTTGATGCCGGGATACATCCGCCAGTATATCCAGCAGGCCGCCCCGCTGGTGGACATCGATGTTGACGGTGACATGGACGGTGTCTTCTCGCTTCGATCCCTCCGGTTCGGAGCGATGGACCCGTTGCTTCCGGTTCTGGAACTGTACCCCGAAAAATCCCGCGACAACTTCTCCGTCGTCCGCCCGACAGACCGCAAGGACGTGATCTGGCTTCATCCTGGCGAACCCGTGTTTGAGCGCTTCCGCGCCCTGACGACGGAGCGGCTGGCGGAGATCGGCACACGCGGTGCGGTCTTCATCGATCCGTCCGCCACCAAGCCCTACCTCTTTCACATGGCGCTTCTCTCAGTGGTGCGCCGTGCCGACCCGGAGTTGCCTGACTTTGCGCAGGAAGAGGTTCTCGAATGCCGCCTCGTCGGTATCTGCCAGCAGGAAGGCGCGGAAATCTGCGTCAGCCCCGTCGAGCATCTTCTGCTTCTGAAAGGCGGACACGGCCTCCCCGCTTCGGCCCAACGGCTGGCCTTGGCAGCCACCGAGCAGAAGGAAATCGCTCGCGCCTATCTGGCCGAGAGGATCGCACGCGGGATGGCCCTCGAACGCAAGAAGACCCTTGCCGACAGCATTCCGGAACGCGAGGGATTCATCCGCCGGGGCTTCGACTACCAGGAATCGGAACTGGCCACCGCCCGTGCGAAGCATTCCGACAAGGCCCGCAGTGGCAACCGCAAGGCGATGGAGGCGCTGGAAGAGGTCAAGCGCCAGCAACGCGAGCTTGCCACACGACGTCAGAAGGCCTTGACCGTCCTGCACCGCGAACCGGACCTGATCGCGCCGGGCGACGTTACCTACGTGGTCCACGCGCTTGTCGTGCCGTCATCCGACCCCGCGGACATCGAGCAGCACGACACGAACGTCGAGATGGTTGCCATGCAGCTGGCACAGGCGTTTGAGGAGGCCTCCGGGGCAAAGGTGCTGGACGTCCACACGCCCGAACTCGCCCGCAGTGCCGGACTGCCCGACAATCCGGGCTTCGATCTGCTTTCCATTCGCCCCGGCAACGAGAAGCGTTCCATCGAGGTCAAGGGTCGCGCCACGACCGGCGACATCGAGGTATCCGCCAACGAGTGGGCCAAGGCCTGCAACATGCGCCAGGACTACTGGCTCTATGCCGTGTACAATTGCGCCACGCCCAACCCGCGCCTTGCCCGTGTGCAAGACCCGTTCGGGAACCTGCTCGCCAAGGCCAAGGGGAGCGTTCTGGTCAGCCACGCCCAGGTCGCGGAAGCGGAGGTCGATAATCATGGGTAA
- a CDS encoding DUF1156 domain-containing protein has translation MDDRPRLIEHAFPLKQASLDSVHEKNVRHGHISTLHIWPARRPLAACRAALIATLLPDPGTPEGRKALCEKIGGKLVKKIERKKMPDGSIVEREKEETEGGILHWGRETENKADLDWFRAEIKKAYGGRAPKVLDPFAGGGAIPLEAMRLGCEATAVDINPVAWFILKCTLEYPQKLAGKTHPLPDFILENEEFMDAFYKAHPYLVGRTKKTKKQKDADDGVFPSMVKEDSGRAPKADLAWHVRAWGQWVLERARRELAQFYPTYADFEPLDTKNAKPYDKRPMKLVPLKDGGTPDTGALNKDFSPQYLADKKNPRWVSKPTVAYLWARTVKCKNCRATVPLLKTRWLCRKDKKRVLLAMQPNPRKTGVVFSIEQNVPNKGGNAAQKREHDKRIAAGTMSRSGVKCPCCGTIMTMEDIRVDGKARRLGVVMTSVVVDGQAGKEYRLPMEHESVKVKAKEEALPEAFRHIPHGIPEEAITEDAKQNSWCVQFGFDTFDKLFTTRQLLGLGTFLIHIRRIPLEAWGVEIRAFLSCVFGKMVDYENASTSWYSQNEQITHLFKRFALPVLWDFTEASPIGGASGSWASMLSSVCKAIDVAVNLPSDMRPPNILNSSSTTSAMSGIDLVVTDPPYYDSIGYATVMDFFYIWLRRNLEDLGTDFAKSFRTLLCPKWDESTNDGELVDDASRHGGDKVKSKAVYEDGMARVFQACHATLNPTGRLVIVFAHKHPDAWETLVSAIIRAGFVVHGSWPIQTEMPNRTRGLSSAALSSSVWLVCRKRSATAKPGWDNQVLDDMRTNIRAMLREFWDAGIRGPDFVWAATGPAMEAYSKHPVVKKANEPGPMTVSEFLTHVRRIVVDFVVGRVLSGDKEGDADMAAADRLDEPTAYYLLHRHDFGMDEAPAGACILYAVSCGISDRELAGTWDLIGFTKGKGKDDEDEEADADAESGTEKDDDSGSKVKLKTWAQRKGKSLGYEAPGGKPIPLIDRVHCLMHLWKAGDLSKVDGYLDGNGLRRHELFKRLLQSLIELSPHGTEERSLMESISNHVGARGVIKDRAPELFVTEKSLEES, from the coding sequence ATGGATGACCGCCCCAGACTCATCGAACACGCCTTCCCGCTGAAGCAGGCTTCGCTGGATTCCGTTCATGAGAAGAACGTGCGGCATGGGCATATCTCCACCCTGCACATCTGGCCGGCGCGGCGGCCGTTGGCGGCGTGCCGGGCGGCGCTGATCGCCACGCTCCTGCCCGACCCCGGAACGCCCGAGGGGCGGAAGGCGCTGTGCGAGAAGATCGGCGGCAAGCTAGTCAAGAAGATTGAGCGCAAGAAGATGCCTGACGGGAGCATCGTGGAACGCGAGAAGGAAGAGACCGAGGGCGGCATTCTGCATTGGGGCCGGGAGACGGAGAACAAGGCCGACCTGGACTGGTTTCGGGCGGAAATCAAGAAAGCCTACGGCGGACGCGCCCCGAAGGTGTTGGACCCGTTTGCGGGCGGTGGAGCGATCCCGCTCGAAGCCATGCGCCTGGGGTGCGAGGCGACCGCCGTGGATATCAACCCGGTGGCGTGGTTCATCCTCAAGTGCACGCTGGAATACCCGCAAAAGCTGGCCGGGAAGACCCACCCACTGCCGGACTTCATCCTTGAGAACGAAGAGTTCATGGATGCCTTCTACAAGGCGCACCCGTATTTAGTGGGCCGGACCAAGAAGACGAAGAAGCAGAAAGATGCCGACGATGGGGTGTTCCCCTCAATGGTCAAAGAGGACTCTGGCCGCGCTCCAAAAGCCGACCTCGCATGGCACGTCCGCGCCTGGGGCCAGTGGGTGCTGGAACGCGCCCGCCGAGAATTGGCCCAATTCTATCCCACCTATGCCGACTTTGAGCCACTCGACACCAAGAACGCCAAGCCCTACGACAAGCGGCCGATGAAACTCGTGCCACTTAAGGATGGCGGCACGCCGGACACTGGCGCGCTGAACAAGGATTTCAGCCCGCAATACCTCGCCGACAAAAAGAACCCACGCTGGGTGTCCAAGCCGACCGTGGCCTATCTCTGGGCGCGAACAGTCAAATGCAAGAACTGCCGGGCTACTGTTCCGCTCCTAAAAACGCGGTGGTTGTGCAGGAAGGACAAGAAGCGCGTTCTACTGGCAATGCAGCCCAATCCACGCAAGACCGGCGTTGTCTTCTCCATCGAGCAGAACGTTCCCAACAAAGGGGGCAACGCCGCGCAGAAGCGCGAGCACGACAAGCGCATTGCCGCCGGAACGATGTCTCGTTCTGGGGTCAAGTGTCCCTGCTGTGGCACTATCATGACAATGGAGGATATCAGGGTCGACGGCAAGGCAAGGCGTCTTGGGGTGGTAATGACCTCGGTGGTTGTAGATGGCCAAGCAGGCAAGGAATATCGCTTGCCGATGGAACATGAGAGTGTGAAAGTTAAGGCGAAAGAAGAAGCACTGCCTGAAGCGTTCCGACATATCCCACACGGTATACCTGAAGAGGCAATTACTGAGGATGCAAAGCAGAATAGCTGGTGCGTTCAGTTTGGCTTTGATACGTTCGATAAACTATTTACAACGCGCCAATTGTTAGGGCTCGGCACGTTCCTAATTCACATACGTCGCATTCCTTTGGAAGCATGGGGTGTGGAGATACGGGCGTTCCTGTCGTGTGTGTTTGGCAAAATGGTCGACTATGAGAATGCCAGTACGTCGTGGTACTCCCAAAACGAACAGATCACTCATTTGTTCAAACGGTTTGCGTTGCCAGTGCTTTGGGACTTTACCGAAGCATCGCCAATCGGGGGAGCATCCGGAAGTTGGGCATCGATGCTGTCTTCTGTATGCAAAGCCATAGATGTCGCAGTTAATCTCCCATCCGACATGCGACCACCCAACATCTTGAACTCGTCGTCGACCACCTCGGCAATGTCGGGCATCGACCTAGTAGTTACTGACCCTCCATATTACGACTCTATTGGTTACGCAACGGTCATGGATTTCTTCTATATCTGGTTGCGTCGAAATCTCGAGGACCTCGGCACAGACTTCGCGAAATCATTTCGGACTCTACTATGCCCGAAGTGGGACGAATCAACTAATGACGGGGAACTTGTTGATGATGCGTCCAGACATGGTGGAGACAAGGTCAAATCTAAGGCGGTCTATGAAGACGGAATGGCCCGTGTATTCCAAGCATGCCACGCTACGCTGAACCCTACAGGAAGATTGGTTATCGTGTTTGCTCACAAACATCCGGATGCTTGGGAAACACTGGTTTCTGCGATCATCCGTGCTGGGTTTGTTGTTCACGGGAGTTGGCCAATACAGACTGAAATGCCCAACAGGACTCGGGGCCTTTCATCCGCGGCCCTTTCCTCCTCTGTCTGGCTCGTCTGCAGGAAGCGTTCGGCCACAGCAAAACCCGGCTGGGATAACCAGGTCCTTGACGATATGCGCACAAACATCCGGGCGATGTTGCGGGAGTTCTGGGATGCGGGGATCCGTGGGCCAGACTTCGTGTGGGCCGCTACTGGCCCGGCAATGGAGGCATACAGCAAGCATCCGGTGGTGAAGAAGGCGAACGAACCCGGACCGATGACCGTTAGCGAGTTTTTGACCCATGTTCGCCGGATCGTGGTGGACTTTGTGGTCGGCCGCGTGCTTTCCGGCGATAAGGAAGGTGATGCCGACATGGCCGCTGCCGACCGGCTGGACGAGCCGACGGCCTATTATCTCCTCCATCGGCACGATTTCGGCATGGATGAGGCTCCGGCGGGCGCGTGTATTCTCTATGCCGTCTCCTGTGGTATTTCGGACCGGGAACTGGCTGGGACGTGGGACCTGATCGGTTTCACCAAGGGGAAGGGCAAGGATGACGAGGATGAGGAAGCCGATGCCGACGCGGAGTCCGGTACAGAGAAAGACGATGATTCGGGCAGTAAGGTGAAGTTGAAAACCTGGGCACAGCGCAAGGGCAAGTCGCTGGGATATGAAGCGCCGGGCGGGAAGCCCATTCCACTGATCGACCGCGTGCATTGCCTGATGCATCTCTGGAAGGCGGGCGACCTGTCCAAGGTGGACGGCTACCTGGACGGCAACGGCCTGCGGCGACATGAGCTGTTCAAGCGGCTTCTCCAGTCACTCATAGAACTCTCCCCGCACGGGACTGAGGAGCGGTCACTCATGGAGTCCATCAGCAACCACGTCGGCGCGCGAGGTGTGATAAAGGATCGGGCCCCGGAGTTGTTTGTCACGGAGAAGAGCTTGGAGGAGTCATGA
- a CDS encoding thermonuclease family protein, which translates to MKNVPVVGKSIDSKAYERLINDLRTIWETGKTRAKRAIAKEALRAYWEMGGRIEQEQLTENAGYARSVMERLAKDIKTDMTTLYRCVQFHETYKTVPETEVLAWAHYRVLLTIKEPKEREYYTVQAEKNDWTRDQLLRAVQGDRYGEGKKGKKAKQLPRPTGATYVFKAIVLDVVDGDTLVLDVDCGFEIKKKERIRLAGIDCPEITTEEGLEAAEYVRTQLSRVPFVMLRTTKVDINGRFLGHVFYSLDETMDKDDIYREGVMLNQELLDKGFARIY; encoded by the coding sequence CAGGGAAAACCAGAGCCAAACGAGCAATTGCGAAGGAGGCTCTTCGAGCCTATTGGGAAATGGGGGGAAGGATCGAGCAGGAACAACTGACGGAAAATGCGGGCTATGCAAGGTCGGTCATGGAACGGCTGGCCAAGGATATCAAAACCGATATGACCACCCTCTACCGGTGTGTCCAGTTTCATGAGACATACAAGACCGTCCCGGAGACCGAAGTCCTAGCCTGGGCGCACTACCGGGTCCTACTCACGATCAAAGAACCCAAAGAGCGGGAATATTACACGGTCCAGGCGGAGAAAAACGATTGGACCCGGGACCAGCTACTGAGGGCCGTTCAGGGTGACAGATACGGGGAGGGAAAGAAGGGGAAAAAAGCGAAACAACTCCCCCGCCCCACTGGCGCAACATACGTTTTCAAGGCGATAGTGTTGGACGTCGTTGATGGGGATACTTTGGTCCTCGATGTGGATTGTGGTTTCGAGATCAAAAAGAAGGAACGGATCCGCCTGGCCGGAATTGATTGCCCGGAGATCACCACAGAGGAAGGCCTCGAAGCCGCCGAATACGTCCGCACCCAACTGTCCCGCGTCCCCTTCGTGATGCTCCGCACCACCAAGGTGGACATCAACGGCCGCTTCCTCGGCCACGTCTTTTATTCGCTGGATGAAACAATGGACAAAGACGACATTTATCGTGAAGGTGTGATGCTGAACCAAGAGCTATTGGACAAAGGATTTGCGAGGATATATTAA
- a CDS encoding nucleotidyltransferase — protein sequence MAIPETQLDTWSHQGSVKQSSDTYQTIRNALLASNTSYADKSYEVFLQGSYGNDTNIYAESDVDVVIRLDSIFRSNIGDLSPAEQQVYHSIFPKATYSLATFKAGVQAALVNRFGSAAVRPGNKAITIKGEGARRSADVIVCHQYRHYKKFDLNRPDDYTPGIIFPSEQGDVINYPKQHAQNLTAQHQKTSEMLKPMVRILKNMRSWMVENGTLGDGVAPSYYVEGLFFNVPATQYVSSSFGDTFCNGINWILKADKTSLVCANWRYCLLGESNVQWRPTSCDAFLAAACKLWKDW from the coding sequence ATGGCTATCCCAGAGACACAACTTGACACATGGTCACATCAGGGTTCGGTGAAGCAGTCCAGCGACACTTACCAGACCATCAGGAACGCGCTCCTGGCTTCCAATACGAGCTATGCGGACAAGTCCTACGAGGTCTTCCTTCAGGGATCGTATGGGAACGACACGAACATCTATGCCGAGTCGGACGTGGATGTGGTGATCCGTTTAGACTCGATCTTTCGCAGCAACATCGGCGACCTTTCGCCTGCGGAGCAGCAAGTGTATCACTCCATCTTCCCCAAGGCGACCTACTCATTGGCCACATTCAAGGCCGGAGTGCAGGCGGCACTCGTGAACCGTTTCGGAAGTGCCGCAGTCAGACCAGGCAACAAAGCCATCACAATCAAGGGCGAAGGCGCTCGCCGAAGCGCTGACGTCATCGTCTGCCACCAGTATCGTCACTACAAAAAGTTTGATCTCAATCGCCCGGACGACTACACGCCCGGCATCATTTTCCCGAGTGAGCAGGGAGATGTCATCAATTATCCCAAGCAACACGCCCAAAACCTCACGGCGCAACATCAGAAGACAAGCGAGATGCTCAAGCCTATGGTGCGCATCCTGAAGAACATGCGATCTTGGATGGTTGAGAACGGGACGCTCGGCGATGGCGTTGCGCCATCCTACTATGTGGAGGGGCTGTTCTTCAATGTGCCGGCCACGCAGTATGTCTCGTCGTCTTTCGGCGACACGTTCTGCAACGGTATCAACTGGATTCTGAAAGCCGACAAGACAAGCCTCGTGTGCGCAAACTGGCGGTACTGTCTTCTTGGCGAATCGAATGTCCAATGGCGTCCCACCAGTTGCGATGCTTTTCTCGCGGCCGCCTGCAAACTCTGGAAGGACTGGTGA